The Rana temporaria chromosome 4, aRanTem1.1, whole genome shotgun sequence genome contains a region encoding:
- the LOC120935811 gene encoding gastrula zinc finger protein XlCGF57.1-like produces MTQEEGPNLDHMTQEEGPDLDHMTQEEGPDLDHMAQEEGQDLDHMALEEGQDLDHMTQEEGQDLDHMAQEEGLDLYHMAQKEGLDLELSVDSLIDLHLLDCCDTDGSPVFLTDGDSERIQHNANEEIMEAIDSVGDSGHPRNAIPSTGTAHTTDDFLLQTPRRRNRRTRCDPVKVLSADVPIGCRAFGHLTIPSSQRRTLLNHGLGFGGSESEDCSESALAVDFGSYICIECGQSFSQETSYIEHRQLHNPYSPGVVLTASSKVCDGDPKIRSAEQKRSGKEFVCSDCGKTFIGKSNLIVHQRSHTGEKPYGCIFCGKHFGRSSVLRKHERIHTGEKPYACVYCGKQFSQNSGLKNHERIHTGEKPYACIECGRRFSQSADLMVHYRTHTGEKPFICTECGNSFIRSSDLVIHQRTHSGIKPFTCTDCGKSFSQRSQIIRHRRTHTGERPFTCEVCRKSFILSSELKKHHRVHTGEKPYKCKDCGKSFRHCSNMSRHQKMHIELELL; encoded by the exons ATGACCCAGGAGGAGGGGCCAAACCTGGATCACATGACCCAGGAGGAGGGGCCAGACCTGGATCACATGACCCAGGAGGAGGGGCCAGACCTGGATCATATGGCACAGGAGGAGGGCCAAGACCTGGATCACATGGCACTGGAGGAGGGCCAGGACCTGGATCACATGACACAGGAGGAGGGCCAAGACCTGGATcacatggcacaggaggagggGCTGGACCTGTATCACATGGCACAGAAGGAGGGGCTGGACCTGGAGCTGTCTGTGGATTCTCTCATTG ATCTCCATCTTTTGGATTGCTGTGACACGGATGGATCTCCGGTATTCCTGACAGATGGAGATTCGGAGAGGATACAACATAATGCCAATGAAGAGATCATGGAGGCCATTGATTCAG TTGGAGATTCGGGCCACCCAAGGAACGCCATCCCGTCCACAGGCACAGCTCACACAACAGATGATTTCCTGCTGCAAACTCCAAGGAGAAGAAACCGCAGGACAAGGTGCGACCCCGTGAAGGTCCTGTCGGCCGATGTTCCTATTGGCTGCCGGGCATTTGGGCACCTAACGATCCCGAGCAGTCAGCGGAGAACCCTATTAAACCACGGCCTTGGGTTTGGTGGGTCGGAGAGTGAGGACTGTTCGGAGTCGGCTCTAGCTGTGGATTTCGGGTCGTATATTTGTATTGAGTGTGGTCAAAGCTTTTCTCAGGAGACGTCGTACATTGAGCACCGCCAGCTGCACAACCCATATAGTCCCGGAGTTGTCCTTACTGCCAGTAGTAAAGTATGTGATGGTGACCCGAAAATCCGCTCAGCAGAACAGAAGCGATCAGGGAAAGAGTTTGTGTGTTCGGATTGTGGGAAAACCTTCATCGGGAAGTCCAATCTCATCGTCCATCAACGTTcccacaccggggagaagccgtatGGCTGCATCTTCTGCGGGAAACACTTTGGACGAAGTTCCGTTCTTCGTAAACACGAACGCATCCACACCGGGGAAAAGCCGTACGCCTGCGTTTACTGCGGGAAACAATTCAGCCAGAATTCTGGGCTGAAGAACCACGAGCGCATTCACACCGGTGAAAAACCATATGCTTGTATCGAATGTGGACGGCGGTTCAGCCAGAGTGCTGACCTCATGGTTCATTATAGGACCCACACCGGTGAAAAGCCCTTTATATGTACTGAGTGCGGAAACAGCTTCATCCGAAGCTCCGACCTCGTCATACACCAAAGAACTCATTCCGGTATTAAACCATTTACTTGTACAGACTGCGGGAAAAGCTTTAGTCAGAGATCCCAAATTATACGGCACCGGAGAACCCACACGGGTGAGCGCCCGTTTACCTGTGAAGTGTGCAGAAAAAGCTTTATCCTCAGCTCCGAACTAAAGAAACATCACCGTGTCCATACCGGGGAGAAGCCTTACAAGTGTAAAGATTGTGGAAAGTCCTTCCGCCATTGTTCCAACATGAGCCGCCACCAGAAGATGCACATCGAGCTCGAGCTTCTCTAG